The genomic window CTGTGAACTCTTTCACATCTTGAGGCACTTTGTAAAAACGCATAGCCGCCTCAGCCTTTCCTAACATTTCCGGAAGTTCTTCGATGGCTAGATTCGAGAAAGCGGCCATCCTTGCAAAATCATTTCTCCACCTATCAGAATCATTCCACACCAATTCAAGTACCCTCTCACGTTGAATTAACTTCATGTTCATCTCTTCAGTCTCTTCGCTTAAGCGTGCCACTTGGTTTTGGTATATCTCGACATGTTGGTCAAGAATTCCTTCAATTTCGGCTTGGAGATGTTCACTCCTCATCTTTTCTTGGAGATAGAGACTCTCAAATTCTTGCTTTCGGATACTTTCTGAATGCAACCGTTTATTAGTATCTTCAATGCCAGCTTGGATGTACTCTCGCCTTATTCTTTCTTGGTGATGGAGTTGTTCAAAATCTTGACTCTTGGCCCGTTCTAAACGCAGCTGCTCTTTAACTTCTTGAGTTTTCTTGACTTGCTCTTGGTGTTTCAACCACCATTTTTTCTGAGCTTCCATGGCCAATCTTCCAAATTTCTCCACCTCTTGACTTGAACGCTTAATCCTTTCAATCTCTTCATTCTTGGCTATAAGATCGCTCCCGGCGCTAAGCATACCCTCCAtgattttctctcttttcactTTGGATTCTCTTATCCTTTTCCGACTCCCTTGTAGGACTTCCTCCTTATAGGCTTGCTCTCTCTTTAATCTTGCTATTTCCCCTTCAGCTTGCAGATATTTCATCTCTCattcttcatttttcttttgaagttcctccaccTTGACTTTTAGTTCTTCGCCTCCTCAACGGGGACCACGGTGATTGGTTCAGGTGACGAAGGCTTGACCACCATATCAAAAGGCAACTGATTAATCGCAACCCTTTCTCGCACCCACTGAGTATAAAGAGGATTGGCAATGCAATTCTTTTTACATAGCGCCTTCTTGTGTACTTGGTTCCAGGCTCTTCGAATCCTTCTTAGTAATGCAGGATCCTCCTCTCCTTCTTTTAGGATAAATTCTTTCAACAAATGATCATCTGGCTTACCCTCCATTGGGTATCCAAGTTGTCGGAGTGCAAGGACAGGATTGTAATTAATACACCCCTTTGTTCCCATGAGAGGTACATTAGGGAAGTCATCGCAACTAAGAATAATTTCCGTACCATCTAAACTTCGAGAGTACCAAGATATATCTTTCTCGGTGAGAGCCATCATCCTATGACTCCATTTTGAACTGGCTGGATTTTCCACAAAGGCCCCTTTCTTTGGTAAGTGAGACATCAACCATTTTTGCACTAAGGGAACACAACAAGAAATCGTCGCTTTCCTTTTCTCATGTCTGATATACAAGGAATGGTAGAAGTCAGCGAGCAAAGCAGAGACAGGATTCTTAGCTATGAACACACCTATAGCCGAGAAGTCGACAAAGTTTTCTTTGTTGGGGAAGAGTACCAAACCATACACTAGAAGTGCTAACACCGCATTGAATGGCTTCCAATCTTTCTTAGCCAATAAAGCTTGGGCCTTGGTCTCCAAAACACTCCTTGAGAatccttttatgtcatttttcttaTCATCCTTCCTAGTCTCTAACCATGATGATACTTCTTTGCAAGGGAGATACAAAGATTTGGCTATATCCTCCATAGTGAGATTTTCTCCCAAACCTAAATAAGGTCCACAATCTTTCAAATCACAGCCCAAGATCTTGGCAAATTCTTCTAATGTAGGAGCCAACTGGAAGTCTTGGAAAGTGAAGCATCTGAGAGGCGGGTCATAAAATTGGCCTAGAGTAATGATAGCCATGGGGTCTATTTCTTCATGGAGTAGGTTGAGTATCAGCCCATAGTTTGCTTTAAAGCTGCTCAGATGCTTCACTTTAGGCCAATTTTATGACCCGCCTCTTAGATGCTTCACTTTCCAAGACTTCCAGTTGGCTCCTACATTGGAAGAATTTGCCAAGATCTTGGGCTGTGATTTGAAAGATTGTGGACCTTATTTAGGTTTGGGAGAAAATCCCACTATGGAGGATATAGCCAAATCTTTGTATCTCCCTTGCAAAGAAGTATCATCATGGTTAGAGACTAGGAAGGATGAtaagaaaaatgacataaaaggatTCTCAAGGAGTGTTTTGGAGACCAAGGCCCAAGCTTTATTGGCTAAGAAAGATTGGAAGCCATTCAATGCGGTGTTAGCACTTCTAGTGTATGGTTTGGTACTCTTCCCCAACAAAGAAAACTTTGTCGACTTCTCGGCTATAGGTGTGTTCATAGCTAAGAATCCTGTCTCTGCTTTGCTCGCTGACTTCTACCATTCCTTGTATATCAGACATGAGAAAAGGAAAGGGACGATTTCTTGTTGTGTTCCCTTAGTGCAAAAATGGTTGATGTCTCACTTACCAAAGAAAGGGGCCTTTGTGGAAAATCCAGCCAGTTCAAAATGGAGTCATAGGATGATGGCTCTCACCGAGAAAGATATATCTTGG from Trifolium pratense cultivar HEN17-A07 linkage group LG1, ARS_RC_1.1, whole genome shotgun sequence includes these protein-coding regions:
- the LOC123892733 gene encoding uncharacterized protein LOC123892733 — protein: MAIITLGQFYDPPLRCFTFQDFQLAPTLEEFAKILGCDLKDCGPYLGLGENLTMEDIAKSLYLPCKEVSSWLETRKDDKKNDIKGFSRSVLETKAQALLAKKDWKPFNAVLALLVYGLVLFPNKENFVDFSAIGVFIAKNPVSALLADFYHSLYIRHEKRKATISCCVPLVQKWLMSHLPKKGAFVENPASSKWSHRMMALTEKDISWYSRSLDGTEIILSCDDFPNVPLMGTKGCINYNPVLALRQLGYPMEGKPDDHLLKEFILKEGEEDPALLRRIRRAWNQVHKKALCKKNCIANPLYTQWVRERVAINQLPFDMVVKPSSPEPITVVPVEEAKN
- the LOC123892744 gene encoding uncharacterized protein LOC123892744, which translates into the protein MEDIAKSLYLPCKEVSSWLETRKDDKKNDIKGFSRSVLETKAQALLAKKDWKPFNAVLALLVYGLVLFPNKENFVDFSAIGVFIAKNPVSALLADFYHSLYIRHEKRKGTISCCVPLVQKWLMSHLPKKGAFVENPASSKWSHRMMALTEKDISWYSRSLDGTEIILSCGDFPNVPLMGTKGCINYNPVLALRQLGYPMKGKPDDHLLKEYILKEGEEDPALLRRIRRAWNQVHKKALCKKNCIANPLYTQWVRERVAINQLPFDMVVKPSSPEPITVVPVEEAKN